GTGTCCCCTTCGTGATAGGCCTTCAGCGCGACCTGGCCGGTTTCCGGTTTGCCGGCGGCGCGGCGCTCATCGGGGGATTCGATGCCGTGGTCGATGGCGTTGCGTATCAGGTGGATCAGCGGATCGCCCACTTCTTCAATGATGGTTTTATCCAGCTCCGTATCTTCGCCGACGATGGACAGGTTCACGGTTTTTCCCAGCGATTTCGCCATATCGCGCACGATACGCGGGAATTTGTTGAAGGCGTTGCCGATTGGCACCATCCGGATCGACATCACCATATCCTGCACTTCGTTTATGTGGCGCTGGAAAAGCTGGTTGGTGTGGGTTAATTGAACGGCGAGGGGGTCGGCCGACAGACGTTTGCGCATTTCGGCGCTTAATTGTTCCAGCCGCGTGCGGTCGATCACCAGTTCGCCGATGAGGTTCAGCAGCTTGTCCAGCCGTTCGATATCGACGCGGATGGTATTGACCGCCCTCTCCTTGATCTTTTTCTCCGCTTCGGCGGCGGAATTTTCGCCGGCGGTTTCCATGTCATGTTCCATGGACAGGGGGGCGGTGGCCGGCTCTGCCTGGGCCGCGGCCGCCAGGCGGTGGGGGGCGGCTTTGGGGGTTGTCTTTTTGCATAGCACTTCACGCAGGTCTATTTCCATAAAGCGGGGGAGCATGGCGAAGCGGGAATTCAGTTGCTCCCGCGAAATATCCGTGGCAAGGAGGAAGTGAAAGCCGATGCCCCATTTGTCGGCCTCGTAGCGGAAGATTTCAGGAACCCCGTCGATGAGCGGAATGCTTACCAGTATGTCGCCGCTTTTTTCCACAACGGGGACGATGGAGAGCGGCTCGTATCCCGACTTCATGGCATCTTCGCCGAAACGGATGACGATTTGATAGATGGCGCGCCCCTTGTCGTATTCCTCGGCGATCAGCGCCTGTTCGGCGGGGCTTAATTGTTCCACCACAGCGGGATCCAGCGCCGACAAGGCCAGCACTTTTTGCAGTTCTTCCGGGCTTCTTTTCGTTTTTCCCACCAGGGCATCCAGCCGTTTCAGGTCGGCAGTTACCGTCACACCGGTTTCCTTGCGCAGCTTGAGCTCGTCCAGAAGACGCCGCAGCTTTTCCATGCTTGCGGCCACCGCCTCGAAGAGTTCGGTTCCGGCGGTGACCCGTTGATTTTGGATTTGACCGAAAATGCCGTCAAGCTTGCCAGCCAGCAGCGCGATTTTGTTAAAGCCGAAAAGGGCCGCCTTTCCTTTATAGGAGCGGAAGATGTCGTGAATCTCCGCGGCAATATGGGCGCCAGCCGGATCCCGCTCCAATTCCAGCAGGGCAAGGTCGATCTGGTCAAGGTGGTCGGAGGCGGACTTGATGAATTCCTGTATCAGCGTTTCGTCCAACTGCGCCAGAATTTCATTGAGCGTCCGTTGCTCCGGCTCCTCCGGTTCCGGCGGTTCGGTTTCGGCGGCGCCCGCGGGGGCGGCGGCCCACCCCTCTTTTAGTATCGATACCGGATCCATAAAAATTTCGCGGACAACGGCGGGGGGGCGGTCGGAGCCGAAAATGAAGCGGCAGTTGACGGTTCCGCTGGCGCCGGGAATATGCTCCACGGGGGGCAGCGCGGTGATGAGCATGCCCGCCTGTTCGATGTCGTGGAATATCGGCAGGCGGTGAATTTTTTCGAGAGGCGTCCCGCCGGTAAATTCTTTGCCCAGTTCGTAGATCCAAAGCCCGGCGGTAACGGCATCCTCCAGCATGGCCAGGTCTTTTTCCCCCAGCGTTGCGGCATTCAAGGATATTCCCATATCCGCGGGGCTGATTTTTTTCTTCTCGCGGCCCTTTTTTTGGGGGGTGGCCACTACTGCCGCTTTGCCGCCGAGGAGCGCCTTGTCCATGAGCGCCATCGGAGCGCC
This Nitrospinota bacterium DNA region includes the following protein-coding sequences:
- a CDS encoding Hpt domain-containing protein; translated protein: MVMDAPDFSGFINEFVEEAEEHLQTLNACLLNIEQSAAAGAPNREKIDSLFRAAHTVKGLAGMMEFENIERLCHRMEDIFGEIRHGQMPITAGIIDALFAAADALAKLIAAVREGGADKGVEIGAPMALMDKALLGGKAAVVATPQKKGREKKKISPADMGISLNAATLGEKDLAMLEDAVTAGLWIYELGKEFTGGTPLEKIHRLPIFHDIEQAGMLITALPPVEHIPGASGTVNCRFIFGSDRPPAVVREIFMDPVSILKEGWAAAPAGAAETEPPEPEEPEQRTLNEILAQLDETLIQEFIKSASDHLDQIDLALLELERDPAGAHIAAEIHDIFRSYKGKAALFGFNKIALLAGKLDGIFGQIQNQRVTAGTELFEAVAASMEKLRRLLDELKLRKETGVTVTADLKRLDALVGKTKRSPEELQKVLALSALDPAVVEQLSPAEQALIAEEYDKGRAIYQIVIRFGEDAMKSGYEPLSIVPVVEKSGDILVSIPLIDGVPEIFRYEADKWGIGFHFLLATDISREQLNSRFAMLPRFMEIDLREVLCKKTTPKAAPHRLAAAAQAEPATAPLSMEHDMETAGENSAAEAEKKIKERAVNTIRVDIERLDKLLNLIGELVIDRTRLEQLSAEMRKRLSADPLAVQLTHTNQLFQRHINEVQDMVMSIRMVPIGNAFNKFPRIVRDMAKSLGKTVNLSIVGEDTELDKTIIEEVGDPLIHLIRNAIDHGIESPDERRAAGKPETGQVALKAYHEGDTIIIEVSDDGQGMNIEKIRDIAVQKGLLDPAAATPSEKEMLQFIFEPGFSTTAVPTMVSGRGVGMDVVKKNIVKLKGLIDIFSEKGKGCTIRLRLPLTLAIVPTLIVGVREETFAIPLSSVAESLRIAVEDIRMVNGREMITLRDTVLPLARLDELFMLDRKPLRKAPLPAETTEPVLPSAAAIPFRVGRARRNSVFIVVVGLAEKRLGLVVSDLKRQQEVVIKNLGEMLKDAPGISGATIMGDGRVALILDVGQIIEDAGRRQRQQPATSMKEG